Proteins encoded within one genomic window of Natator depressus isolate rNatDep1 chromosome 1, rNatDep2.hap1, whole genome shotgun sequence:
- the PODXL gene encoding podocalyxin, with product MRCPLLLLVLLCCRGTAGNEAAESDGSKGGTAGGEVAESGGLKERGATGQEGTTAVSTTSAPSANATSKSSQPPTDATGAPTPTHTLTPTKADISPSTGVLPTASTSTKALPSASALPPTTSGTPGGASAPSSTDAGTSPGTGTPPPTGVPSRTPASTLPPANTLLPADTNTLPTKVSAASEGTAAVVSATAGSAEPLTIRAPSALTVPVAHVLTSAAVPSSVATPAAPMAVAPSPTTTAYIPSSGDATDPAAVSPSQKPQTPETVTVRGSGAAADKEHTPQNGHQSVKPVASAESTTKHGKVAVPTTRRSGVVSQPRASSSGTVISIAASTPAPGREPKPTDSLSKSQFICENQNLSSDSAIILTLNQPVRCGIPVDPSLHNMLCKAVKATFNRSRDICTVRLNTAGNAPNRIAVLGVSVQTNAAPKELFDLLETKKGEFQQLGISNVTYASKRLKEETEDRFSMPLIITIVCMACSLLLIAAIYGCCHQRVARRKDQQRLTEELQTMENGYHDNPTLEVMETSSEMQEKKVNLNGELGDSWIVPMDNLTKEELEGEEDTHL from the exons GAGGTGCAACTGGACAAGAAGGCACGACTGCTGTTTCCACCACAAGTGCCCCGTCTGCCAATGCCACCTCCAAGAGCAGCCAACCCCCCACTGATGCTACAGGTGCCCCGACCCCCACTCACACCCTGACCCCCACCAAAGCTGACATCTCACCCTCCACTGGCGTCCTGCCTACTGCCTCGACTTCCACCAAGGCCCTGCCTAGTGCCagcgccctgccccccaccacctctGGTACACCAGGTGGTGCCAGCGCCCCATCCTCCACTGATGCTGGAACCTCGCCTGGCACcggcaccccaccccccaccggtGTCCCATCCCGCACTCCTGCAAGCACTCTGCCCCCTGCCaacactctgctcccagctgaCACCAACACCCTGCCTACTAAAGTTAGTGCTGCCTCTGAGGGCACAGCAGCGGTGGTCAGCGCCACTGCCGGCTCTGCAGAACCCCTCACTATCCGTGCCCCCAGCGCCCTGACTGTCCCAGTTGCCCATGTCCTCACCTCCGCAGCCGTCCCCAGCTCCGTGGCCACCCCAGCTGCTCCCATGGCTGTTGCCCCGAGCCCTACCACCACTGCTTACATCCCCAGCTCTGGAGACGCCACTGATCCGGCAGCCGTGTCTCCATCGCAGAAGCCCCAAACACCAGAAACCGTTACAG TAAGGGGCTCAGGTGCTGCTGCGGACAAGGAACATACCCCCCAGAATGGACACCAGTCAGTGAAGCCTGTGGCATCTGCGGAAAGTACTACCAAACATGGGAAAGTTGCAGTTCCAACCACACGGCGGTCGGGCGTTGTATCACAACCACGAGCCTCAAGCTCTGGAACTGTGATCTCTATTGCAGCCAGCactccagctcctggcagggaACCCAAGCCCACTGACTCCCTGTCCAAAAGTCAG ttcatttgTGAGAACCAGAACTTGTCCAGCGACTCAGCAATCATTCTAACCCTGAACCAGCCTGTACGCTGT GGCATCCCTGTGGATCCCTCCCTGCACAACATGCTCTGCAAAGCCGTGAAGGCCACGTTCAACCGGAGCCGAGACATCTGCACCGTGCGCCTGAACACCGCTGGGAACGCCCCCAACAGGATTGCTGTGCTCGGTGTTTCTGTGCAAA CCAATGCCGCGCCCAAGGAGCTGTTTGACCTGCTGGAGACGAAGAAGGGAGAGTTCCAGCAG CTTGGCATCAGCAACGTCACCTACGCCAGCAAGCGGCTGAAGGAGGAGACCGAGGACCGGTTCAGCATGCCCTTGATCATCACCATCGTGTGCATGgcctgctccctgctgctcaTCGCGGCCATCTACGGCTGCTGCCACCAGCGGGTCGCCCGTAGGAAGGATCAG CAACGCCTGACAGAAGAGCTACAGACCATGGAGAATGGCTACCATGACAACCCGACCCTGGAGGTGATGGAGACCTCCTCAGAGATGCAGGAGAAGAAGGTGAACCTGAACGGGGAGCTGGGAGACAGCTGGATTGTCCCCATGGACAACCTCACAAaagaggagctggagggagaggaggacacGCATTTATAA